TAAAAGTTAGAAATTAGAAATCAACCATTAGTTTTTAAACTAACTTCTAAAGTCTAATTTCTAACTTCTTTTTTAATGATATTTCAGTTTCATTTCCGGTTTTATCTTAAGAAGTGTTTCGTAAATCAACTGAATGACATTTCCGACATCTTCTTTAGAGACCATTTCTACTGTTGTATGCATGTAGCGCAAAGGTAAGGAAATCAAAGCACTTGGTACACCGCCGTTAGAATGAGCGAAAGCATCTGTGTCTGTGCCTGTTGCTCTGCTTGCTGCTGCTCTTTGAAAAGGTATTTTTTTAGTTTTTGCGGTATCAATGATTAATTCTCTAATCGTGTGATGTACACTTGGAGCGAAAAATACAACCGGACCGTCGCCGCATTTTTGGTCGCCTTCTTTTTTCTTTTCAATCATTGGTGTTGTCGTGTCATGGGTAACATCAGTAACGATTGCGATATTAGGTTTAATCGTATCTGCAATCATATCTGCACCGTAAAGACCAACTTCTTCCTGTACCGAATTCGTGATATATAAACCGAAAGGAATTTGTTTTTTATTTTCGTTTAACAGCCTTGCAACTTCTGCAATCATAAATCCACCGATTCTGTTATCTAAAGCTCTGCAAACAAAATAACGGTCGTTCATTTCGAAAAATTCATCGGGATATGTAATCATACATCCCACAAAAATTCCTAAATCCTCAACTTCCTGTTTTGAGATTGCTCCACAGTCGATAAAAATATTGTCGATTTTTGGAGTGGGTTCATTTTGATTGGCGCTTCTTGTGTGAATTGCAGGCCATCCGAAAACTCCTTTTACAATTCCTTTTTCACCGTGAATGTGAACAACTTTAGAAGGCGCTATAGTTTGGTCTGAACCTCCGTTTCTGATTACATAAATTAATCCGTCATCCGTAATGTAATTAACGTACCATGAAATTTCGTCGGCGTGCGCTTCAATAACTACTTTGAATTCTGCTTCAGGATTAATGATTCCGTAGCATGTTCCATAATGGTCAACTTCTACTTTGTCTACATATGGAGTGATGTAATCCATCCAAACTTTTTGCCCGTGATGTTCATAACCTGTTGGTGATGAAGTGTTTAAATATTTCTCTAAAAATTTCAAAGATTTCTTTTCGAATTTCATATAAAGGGAATGATTTTTGTTGTCAAATTTTGTTATAATACGTGTAAAAATAATGAAATTTCATAAAATTGCCTGCCTTTTTCTCCTGTTTTTTGTGATTGGTGTTTCTGGGCAGCAGAAAGATTCTATAACTATAAAGCCTCTCAGTCAATATCCACCGGAACAATTGAAAACCGATGAATTTGGTAATAAATATTATTATGATGAAAGGCAAAAAGCTAAATTCTACGAAATCAACGGTGAAACTGTCGTGGTGATGGATGAATTAGTTCTTTTAAATAAACCTAAATTTAATAATCAACTCGATAAAAACTATTACTTCTTTTTAAATAAAAAATTATACCGTGTCTATCCTTTATTTTTAACTGCGTTGCAACAATACAGAGATATTCAGGGTGAAATGAATAATCTTGACAGTGCTGCCAAACGAAAATACGTAAGAGACAGGCAAAATATGCTGGCTGATCAGTATGAAAAGCAGTTGAGAGATTTAACAACAACAGAAGGTCAGGTTTTTGCCAAATTAATGAACAGAGCAACAGGGAAAAACGTTTATGAAATCATTAGAGAATTACGAGGCGGATGGAGTGCATTTTGGTGGAATGTAAAAGGGAAAATGGCAGATATTGATTTGAAAGAACCTTACAATCCTCACAAGAATAGAACGGATGAGTTTTTAGAATCGCTATTGCAGTCCAATTGGAATTCCGGTTATTTGCAACCATATCCCGGAGCAAAAGATTTTAAAGTATCTAGATAAATAAAAAATTCCTGTAAATAATTTACAGGAATTTTTCTTTCAGTTTATCGAAAACGATTTTATCAATAGGCAGACTAAAAGGATTTTCTGTTGAGTCAATAGAAATCCAATCTATTTTTTCAATGCAGGGATCAAGAATAATGAAATCTTCTTCATTAATTATGTTTACCATATAATATATAGTAAGAAGCTGTTCGTTTTCTTTGAAACGGGAAACCAAGAAATCTTCTTGGGTATAAAGATGCTCTACAATTTCTATATTTACATTTAGTTCTTCTTCAAACTCACGCTTCAGGCAATCTGTCAATCCTTCTCCGTATTCCAATCCACCGCCAGGAAATTTCATTAAAGGTTCACCTGCATATTCTTCAAAAAGCGTAAGAACTTTTTTGTCTTTTACAACACACGCATAAACTCTTACATTAATATTGTCAATCATAGATAGTATTTTGCTTAGCTAAAATAGGGAAAATATTGATAAGATGGAAGCTGGAAGTTTGAAGTGGGGTGATATTTGTGATTAAATTCACGGTTAAAATTCTATCATCAAACATCCAGCTTTCAGCCTATAACTTTATCGCATTAATCATTTCTCTTTTTCCGGGAGGACCTTGTTTTTTTTCAACTTTAAAATTAAGGTCTTGTAGAATCCTTCTTACACTCCCTTTAGAAGAGTAGGTTGTTAACAGTCCGTTTATATTCATTTTATCAGAAACTATTTCAAATAAAGGCATTTCCCAAAGATCTGGCTGCACTCTTGCTCCGAAACAATCGTAATAAACAAGGTTAATTTTCGGTAAATCAATGTTTTTAAGATCAAAAAAATCGCATTGGATCTTATGTAAATGAAAACCCGGAATAATTTCTACTGATTTTTCCCATTCTGACTGATGAATTTTTTGATAAATATTTTTTAATTCAATGTTATCAAAATGCTCAAAATAGGCTAAGTTTTCAATTTCAGACTCGTTTATTGGATATTTTTCAAGGGTAAAATAGTTGATGATATGATTTTTGTCAGTTTTTAAATATTCATTAATTGTTACCAAAACATTCAAACCTGTTCCAAAACCGAGTTCTAAAATGTTAATTTCGTAATCATTTATTAAGTTTAATCCATTTTTAATAAATACATGTTCAGCTTCCTGAAGAGCTCCATGATGAGAGTGGTAGTTTTCATTTAACTCGATGATAAACAGTGTCTTACTGCCGTCGTTTGTGGTCTTTATTTCTCTTTCCAAAGTAATTTTTTTCAAATTTAATCTAAAATTTTTATATTTGGAAAATTATGTTAAATTTGTAGAACATCATAAAAATTTTAAGAAATGATAATTCAAAAAACAGAAAACTCTAGAATTTCTACTTTCGATCCTAATAATTTTTCTTTTGGAGGTACTTTCAGTGATCACATGATTATCTGCGAGTATGAGAACGGAAAATGGGGCGAGGTAAAATTGGTTCCTTATGGTCCATTATTGTTTACGCCTGCTATGATGGGAGTAAATTATGGGCAAGCTTGTTTTGAAGGTATGAAAGCCTACAAAGATAAAGACGGACAGGTTTTCCTTTTCAGGCCAGAAAAGAATTTTGAGCGTATCAATAAATCTGCAGCTCGTTTGGCAATGCCACAGGTTACAGAAGAAATCTTTTTGGATGGTTTGAAAGCTTTAATTGATATCGATAGAGAATGGGTTCCTCAAGGAGAAGGTAATTCTTTATATATTAGACCATTAATTTTCGCTACTGAAGAGGCTTTAAAAGCAAGAGTAGCTAATAAATATATGTTTGCAATTGTAGCTACGCCGGCAAAAATGTATTATACAGAGCCTGTGTCTGTGAAAATTTCAGATCATTATTCTAGAGCGGCAAGTGGTGGTGTTGGTTCTGCTAAAGCTGCAGGAAACTATGCTGCTTCTTTCTACCCAACTCAGTTGGCAATGGAAGAAGGATATGATCAGATTATCTGGACTGATGATGCTACTCATGAATATTTCGAAGAAAGTGGAACAATGAATGTTTTCGTAAGAATCAACGATACAATTTATACGCCGCCTACTTCTGAGAAAATTTTGGATGGTGTTACAAGAGATAGTTTCATTCAATTGGCTAAGAAAAGAGGCTTTGAAATAAAAGTAGAGCCTATCAAAGTAAAAGATGTTGTGGAAGCTCAGAGAAACGGAACTTTGAAAGAAGTTTGGGGAGTAGGAACTGCGGTTGTTACAACTGTTTTCCAAGCTTTAGGATATAATGGTGAAAAACTTGAATTGCCTAGACTTTCAGACGAAGAAAGTTTTGCAGTAATCCTTAAAAATGATTTAGTAGATTTACAAAATAACCTTACTGAAGATCCTTTCGGATGGAGAGTTTTGGTTGATCATGCACTAGAAACAGTTTAATTTTAGAATTAAATATCAATACAAAGTCAGGAATTATTTCCTGGCTTTTTTTGTTTAAAATTGTAATGCGAAATGGTAATTGATTTTAATATTAAATTAAAACTATCGTTAACAATCTTAGTCTCTTAATGAAATTTCAGTAGTTTCTAAATATAAATTCACCAAGTTTTGTAATTGATTCCCGAAATGCTTATTTTCGCAAAAGTTTTTATGAAAAAAATACTCTTCATATCTCTTCTTAGCTTATTGAGCTGCAAAAGAAATAACCCGGTGCATCCACCGGTTGGTGGTGTTTTGAGCCAAAATGATCTGGATGTTTCCAAAAACCGTATGAAAAATCTGAATACGGTGGAAAGGCAGCAAATTCAGGATTGGATTACAAGTCAAAATATAAAATTCTTTCCAACACAACTGAATTATTGGACTACAGTCGATGGTTTTGATAAGCGAGAAAGAAGACCTGATGAATCTACAATTTCGTATTCGTACGATCTTTATGATTTTGACCAGACTAAAATTTATGATAAATCTATAAGCAGAAACGATGCAAGATTCGGACATTTTGATGAGCTTAAAGCCGTTGAAAATGCTCTTCGATACATGCAGAACGGGGAAGAAGTAACGCTTCTTGTACCATCATCATTGGCTTACGGAACTTACGGAGACGAAAATAAAATTGATAACGATATTCCTTTAATTATAAAATTAAAAGTACTGTAAAATGAAATTCTTAAACAAAAATATAATCTTAGCAGCGGCAAGCGTTTCGCTTTTAAGCTGTACTCCAATTTATAAAAAGATGAACGTAGACAAAGAAACTTACGAAGGGCTTAAAGACGGACTTTATGCTAATATTCAAACTACAAAAGGTAACCTTATTGTAAAATTTGAAGACAAAAAATCACCGGTAACTGTGGCTAACTTTGTTGGTCTTGCAGAAGGTAAAATCGATAATAAAGCGAAAGCGAAAGGAGTTCCTTTTTATGACGGAACAATTTTCCACAGAGTAATTAAAGATTTCATGATTCAGGGAGGTGATCCTCAAGGAACAGGAATGGGAGATCCAGGTTACAAATTTGAAGATGAGAAAAACGACCTTAAACATACAGGAAAAGGTATTCTTTCGATGGCTAATTCAGGACCAAACACAAACGGTTCTCAGTTTTTCATTACTGAAGTTGCTACACCTTGGTTAGACGGAAGACATACTATTTTTGGTGAAGTTGTAAAAGGAACTGAAACTATTGACGCAATTGCTGCTGTTGAAAAAGGAGCTCAGGATAAACCAAAAACAGACATCGTTCTTGAAAAAGTAAGCATTTTTAGCAAAGGAGATGAGTACAAAGGATATGATGCTGCAAAAACTTTCAACGAAGGAAAAGGTAAAATAGCTGCTAATAATAAAGCTATGGCTGAAAAAGCTGAAGCTGATGCAAAGAAAGCTTTGGAAGCTTTAAAAGCTGGAATGCAGGTAACTGAGTCTGGACTTTACTATAAAATTACTAAAAAGACTGAAGGAAAAGCTGCAAAAGCAGGTGATAACGTTCAGGTGCATTATGCTGGTAAATTGACCAACGGAACTGAATTCGACTCTTCATTCAAAAGAAATGAGCCTCTTGAATTCCCTGTTGGAACTGGTAGAGTAATCAAAGGATGGGACGAAGGAATCTTGTTATTGAAAGAAGGTGAAACTGCTACTTTATTGATTCCACCAGCAATGGGTTACGGAGAAAGAGGGGCAGGAGGAGTAATTCCACCAAATGCATGGTTAATCTTCGATGTAGAATTGGTAAAAGTTCCTTAATCGGAAATTTTTAAATATATTTGAAAGCCGTCTCGAAAGAGATGGCTTTTATAATTTTTAAATAAAATCATTTCATGAAAACTAAATTAATTACAGCGCTGTTTATTTTTGTTTCTCTGTTTTCTTTTGCGCAAACAAAGGTAAATACAGATGATCAGGCAATTAGAAAATCGATGGTTTATTTTGCCAATACGATTAAATATAAAAAGCTAGACCAGACTGTTGATGCTATTTATCCAAAATTCTTCACAATCGTCAATAAGGAACAGTTCACGCAAATGCTGAACATGACCTACAATAATCCTTTTGTGAAAATAGATGTTCTGGATATGAAATTTATTTCGGTAGGAAAACCTGAGTTGGTTGATGGAGAGAATTTTTCAATTACAAGTTATTATCTAAAGCTGAAAGCTGATGTAAGCTCGATGAATGAAGAAATGAAAAAATCTATTTCAGAAATGCTTACCAAAAAATATGGTCAAGGAACAGT
Above is a genomic segment from Chryseobacterium mulctrae containing:
- a CDS encoding DUF4294 domain-containing protein codes for the protein MKFHKIACLFLLFFVIGVSGQQKDSITIKPLSQYPPEQLKTDEFGNKYYYDERQKAKFYEINGETVVVMDELVLLNKPKFNNQLDKNYYFFLNKKLYRVYPLFLTALQQYRDIQGEMNNLDSAAKRKYVRDRQNMLADQYEKQLRDLTTTEGQVFAKLMNRATGKNVYEIIRELRGGWSAFWWNVKGKMADIDLKEPYNPHKNRTDEFLESLLQSNWNSGYLQPYPGAKDFKVSR
- the mnmD gene encoding tRNA (5-methylaminomethyl-2-thiouridine)(34)-methyltransferase MnmD; the encoded protein is MEREIKTTNDGSKTLFIIELNENYHSHHGALQEAEHVFIKNGLNLINDYEINILELGFGTGLNVLVTINEYLKTDKNHIINYFTLEKYPINESEIENLAYFEHFDNIELKNIYQKIHQSEWEKSVEIIPGFHLHKIQCDFFDLKNIDLPKINLVYYDCFGARVQPDLWEMPLFEIVSDKMNINGLLTTYSSKGSVRRILQDLNFKVEKKQGPPGKREMINAIKL
- the chrP gene encoding chryseobasin maturation metalloprotease ChrP encodes the protein MKFEKKSLKFLEKYLNTSSPTGYEHHGQKVWMDYITPYVDKVEVDHYGTCYGIINPEAEFKVVIEAHADEISWYVNYITDDGLIYVIRNGGSDQTIAPSKVVHIHGEKGIVKGVFGWPAIHTRSANQNEPTPKIDNIFIDCGAISKQEVEDLGIFVGCMITYPDEFFEMNDRYFVCRALDNRIGGFMIAEVARLLNENKKQIPFGLYITNSVQEEVGLYGADMIADTIKPNIAIVTDVTHDTTTPMIEKKKEGDQKCGDGPVVFFAPSVHHTIRELIIDTAKTKKIPFQRAAASRATGTDTDAFAHSNGGVPSALISLPLRYMHTTVEMVSKEDVGNVIQLIYETLLKIKPEMKLKYH
- a CDS encoding peptidylprolyl isomerase gives rise to the protein MNVDKETYEGLKDGLYANIQTTKGNLIVKFEDKKSPVTVANFVGLAEGKIDNKAKAKGVPFYDGTIFHRVIKDFMIQGGDPQGTGMGDPGYKFEDEKNDLKHTGKGILSMANSGPNTNGSQFFITEVATPWLDGRHTIFGEVVKGTETIDAIAAVEKGAQDKPKTDIVLEKVSIFSKGDEYKGYDAAKTFNEGKGKIAANNKAMAEKAEADAKKALEALKAGMQVTESGLYYKITKKTEGKAAKAGDNVQVHYAGKLTNGTEFDSSFKRNEPLEFPVGTGRVIKGWDEGILLLKEGETATLLIPPAMGYGERGAGGVIPPNAWLIFDVELVKVP
- a CDS encoding branched-chain amino acid aminotransferase; this encodes MIIQKTENSRISTFDPNNFSFGGTFSDHMIICEYENGKWGEVKLVPYGPLLFTPAMMGVNYGQACFEGMKAYKDKDGQVFLFRPEKNFERINKSAARLAMPQVTEEIFLDGLKALIDIDREWVPQGEGNSLYIRPLIFATEEALKARVANKYMFAIVATPAKMYYTEPVSVKISDHYSRAASGGVGSAKAAGNYAASFYPTQLAMEEGYDQIIWTDDATHEYFEESGTMNVFVRINDTIYTPPTSEKILDGVTRDSFIQLAKKRGFEIKVEPIKVKDVVEAQRNGTLKEVWGVGTAVVTTVFQALGYNGEKLELPRLSDEESFAVILKNDLVDLQNNLTEDPFGWRVLVDHALETV
- a CDS encoding FKBP-type peptidyl-prolyl cis-trans isomerase gives rise to the protein MKKILFISLLSLLSCKRNNPVHPPVGGVLSQNDLDVSKNRMKNLNTVERQQIQDWITSQNIKFFPTQLNYWTTVDGFDKRERRPDESTISYSYDLYDFDQTKIYDKSISRNDARFGHFDELKAVENALRYMQNGEEVTLLVPSSLAYGTYGDENKIDNDIPLIIKLKVL
- a CDS encoding NUDIX domain-containing protein, with protein sequence MIDNINVRVYACVVKDKKVLTLFEEYAGEPLMKFPGGGLEYGEGLTDCLKREFEEELNVNIEIVEHLYTQEDFLVSRFKENEQLLTIYYMVNIINEEDFIILDPCIEKIDWISIDSTENPFSLPIDKIVFDKLKEKFL